The nucleotide window GAGACTGATgtattgatcaaataaaaaaggtaaacagagGCAGAAACAAACACTTGATTTGATTACATTAagacaacaaaaatatttcatttcacttTTGATAGTACtcactaatatttttttcatagtcAAATTGGTGTGAAAAATATGTCTGGTGGATAGCATTCTGGTCTCACTCTTTGATTAGTTAGTTACTGGAACAGATTGGATAGTATGTCAGCATACTAGCAAACTCCCTAAAGTCTGTCCCCTTCAAAAGCCACCATAGGCTTAAATTATTGTGGAAGATAGTGTCCCTAGTAAGGGCACAATACCTATACTCCATGCAGAGATAGATTCAGAtggcatttattaatcattttggaCATTGAGAATTGTCTCTGGCACAGCTAAGTCTCTCCTGAAAGATCTaaagatttcattaaaataaacagGAACAATTTCCAACTTCACATGGGAAACGTttacttttttattacttttctcAGGGAACCAAGAACTTCTTTGTTTCTCAGGCTATAAATAAATGGGTTTAATAGAGGAATGATAATTGTGtaaaacaaggagaacattatgtCCTGATCCTTGGCAACACCAGATCCAGGACACACATACATTATTAAAAGGGTACCAAagaataaagagacagagagcagaTGTGCACTACAGGTGGAAAAGGCCTTGCTCCTGCCGTTTTCAGACTTAATTCTCAGGATGGCAAGAAAGACAAATGTGTATGAGACTAAGATTGTCATAAGAGTAAAGGATtgtataaagagagaaaaaatgaaagccACGAGAGAATTAAGGAATGGGTCAATACAGGAAACCTTTAACAATGGGAAAAGTTCACAATAAAAATGATGTATTATATTTGGTTGACAGAAGGTTAATCTAAATAACAAAACCACGTGTATCATGAGATGAAGCAATCCAAGTGTATATGAAGCAATCACCAGTTGGCTGCAGAGTCTATTAGACATCCTCACTGGATATAACAGGGGTTTGCATATGGCTGCATAGCGATCATATGCCATCACTGTCAAAAGGAATAATTCTGCTGTTACGCTGGCaccaaaaaagtaaaattgggCCATGCATTCTGAAATGGAAATAGATTTATCTTGGGATAAGAAGTTCATGAGCATCTTAGGAGTCACTGAAGAGGAAGTCCAAGCATCTGCGAAAGCTAAGCTACTCAGGAGTATGTACATGGGTGTGTGAAGGTGAGAGTCCATCCAAACAAGCACCACCAGACCAATATTCCCCACCATGGTTGTGACATAGATCACTAAAAATATAGGGAAGAGCACGAGCTGAACTTCTGGGCGATCTGTAAGGCCAGTGAGAACAAACTCTGTCACCAGTGTCATATTCTCCTCCATCATGATTCCAATATGAATGCTTGCTGAAAGGAGAGATGAGAAACAAAGAAGACATTTATCAACtactctatgaaataattttttcctgCACTTGGTGCCCTTTCATCAGGATGTCTTCAGcattaattttccttcttttaacaaatgagcatttaaaataattattctcttcttttcccagaattagaataaaataaaatgaatctgAGAGACACTGTGACTTTAAGAAAGGATATTAAGGtaggcagctggatgactcagtggactgagagcaagacttagagatgggaggtcctatgttcaaatctgtcctcagacacctctcagctttgtgaccctgggcaagtcacttgttccccattgcctactccttaccactctcctgccttggaaccaatacatagttttgattctaagattgaaggtaaagtTTCTTTTTAAGTGAATATGAAGGAATTCTTTAATGTAAAGCCTAAAGAAAAATGGGATCCAACAAGTAATCCGCTATGATTCTGGATTTTGTAAATGACACATATTATATACTTTGATGTTTCTAAAActcttttaagattaaaaaagaaattcaaatacaCAAATTCAATTGAGTCTTAACGACCCTGAAAAAGGTATTATAAACATAATTATGCTGATCTTATGAATGAGTAAACAGGATAGTGCTTGTGTCAGGCAGGAGTGCAATTTGACCacaggtctccctgattcctgCTCTGGTATTTTATACCCTTTGGCTGGAGGTGGTGGTGCCCATCTATAATATCTCCTGCTGAGAGAAGCTGAAGGTGGTGGACtgcttgagctcaggagttctgagcagCACAATGGCTAAAATCAATGAGATGTCTGCATTAAATCTCGCAGCACTATTGTTAGCCCACAGAAGCCTAAGACCAACAGGCTCCCTGAGGGAAGATGAGCCATTCCAGGATAGAAAATAGGAGTAGGTCAAAGCTTCCATGCTGACCTTTTGCAGCACTGACTGCAATGAGCACAGGACCTCTCACCTTAGTGAGATAGAGAGGCTAATCTCAGGGGAAAGCATCAATAATGACAACTATCACATTGCTAAGTTTATTGTAATGAAGAAATTGTTCCAAGCCTCTACCCAATTCCAAatcaatggggataaattaagcTCTTCATCTCAAACTCTGCTCTATGAACACAATCCAATAATGATTACATTTCAGGAGTGTGTTAAGCTAGAATGTATAGTACAGCTACGTGACTCTGTAGATAGAAAGCCAATCCTTGAAATGAGGCTTACTGGGtgcaaatgtggcttcagacacttctatcTTTTTGAGGCTGGACAAGTCACATGAACATAATGACCTATCTcgtactactcttctgtcttggaactgatacttccTGCCAATTccaaaaggcaagggttttttcccttattaaaaatatttcattttgtaaattacatctaataattttaatatatgttaaacctctagaaaatattttgaaagaaatgtaATTATGTTTCTTTCAAGTTCATTCATCTCATACTCAATTAGTTCCTTAGttttccataaaaataataaaattttgagCTGGAGAagatgaattaatataaattatttattttatacataagcTTGAGTTCACTGAGGTATATGACTGGTCCAAATCCACCTAGGTAGCTTTTatgtaaatttattaattttaatatatgaaaatacccagttaactctcaCTCATCCTTCTCCACATTTCAGAAGGTGTCATCTAACAAAAAGGTCACCATGCATTCCAAATTGGAACAGATAAGGGTtttaagagaagagagagagacagagagagaaagagagagacagaaagatagaaagacagagagagagagacagagagagaaagagagagtctgagacagagagacagagagaaacagagacagacagacagacaaagagaaagagattcaTTCGCTGAGGATTTCCAGGCAGTAGAATACAGTCtggaattgttttaaaatgttttctgcctttacatgtataattgaatagcatattgcttgctttctcaaggaatGGGAGTGGGGTGGCATGAACAAGAGAATTTCTAACActagaaaattttaatgaatggtaaaattttttaagtaattGGGATATATTTaccagaataaataaaattttaaaaatatgtctgaATACAAGAAGAGGAGTCAGATAACCTTTATTGTCATGATCCACTGAAATATAAGGTTTTATCCTTTCACAGTTTTCCCAACTCAAGGCTGTAATATTTCTGctctataaaaatacaaagaaattatttaataaatatgtttcaTAGAGCTTATCTTAAAACAAAAGAGATTTGCCCAGTCTGAGGTGATTTCAGAAATAGATCAACTCTTCATTTCATGATCATTTTAACTTGCaccattttcttttgtcttttataaAAGAGTAAGTGACATTGGCAgagctttatggtttgcaaagtctTTCCCACACATTCTCTTATGAGATCCTTAGAACAATCCTCTAGAAAGAGCTCCagcacttcctatgtgccagcCACCCTGCTAGGACTTTACAGATAGTATCTTCTTTGCTGCTCATATCAACCCTGAACCCAAGTTCTGTTTTTTCCCTGTTTTAAAGCTGAAGAAATGGGCTCAGACAGAGatcatgacttgctcaggatctccCAGTGTTCCTggctgagaatagatttgaattcagtcttcctgactccagtcacagggctcaatctactgagtcacctagttctATGGATGACGATAACACCACCACAAGTATTACCATTCCTGCTTTAGAGCTGAGATAACAGAGAAAAATCATTTCTCCATGCTCACACAAGCAGTAAGTGTCTGACACAGGACCTCCATCCAAGACTTCCTCACAATATCTTCAAACTTTGTCCACCTCAGTACTCTGAGATGAGAAGTGATTGTATGTTTGTCTTTGGACTCCCAGGGCTTGGCATCCTGCCAGGCAGCTAAGAACCACTTCATGAATGTGAATGACTAATTGATCCCAGACAACACTATGAcatatttgacttttaaatttgatcctgAAAAATGAAACAGCTGGTGCATAATCTGGGTGCTCTTTGCATAGGATTAGCAAAGTATTACTGAAAGTGAAAGAATTTGTGCtctttttaattatctttgtaAAAAGGACTGAAACTCAGAAATGACTCCACTCTTACCTGAATTCTATGAAAGCCTTTGTTGACCAGTAAAGGGAACAAGCACTTACTCTGGAGTTAGacgtcctgtgttcaaattccctTACAATCTGACTGAAGTTACTACAATCACAGCCcccagtcctcagtttcctcatctataaaatgagaaatttagatAAAATGgcatattctatttctttctttcttataccTATGAGCAGTTCTTTTAGGAACTAAAGTTGGTTTAGCAATAGAAAAACTAATGAGAATTCTTTCCTATTGTACTAATTCTCTTAGGTGACTCAATACCTGAAGGGAATCAGTTTTGTTTCCATTGTTGCAAATCTGTGTATGGAGACACTGAAATTCCCTCAGTCCCAATAAAGCACTCCCTATAGGAtggatttaaatttattttactgaGTGCTGTGAACTAATCATTAAGTCATGACAAATGCATTATATTATGCAGATTAAATTATATCAATTAAAAATACTCCCTTTGTTATCCAGGGTCTTTGAAGGTTTGACCTCTAAATTTCTCAGCATAGACTTGAGTTCAAggcttcctttctttgtattgatTGGTTCTTTTGTAAGTATTTCGTTTGGCCTGACAGGTTAGCTTTATTAGATTGAGCATCGTGCAAATGGAGTCACCATTTTCAATTCAACCAAGAGCAGTCATCTTAGCTACCCATTCCCACTCAACCCATTCTGTTGACCCATAGAATGTGAGATCAAAATTATTCCACATTTCTGAAAACATATTTACTTCcatattttgtcttagaatagacaTATTGGGCACAGTAAAACAGTGCACATCATATGGTAGTACTGATGCCACCCACCAAAGATTATTGAGTATGTTCCCATATTGCTTGAGTTCAGTGAAACAATGCAAAAAGAACATATTTTAGGACCATATTTTTCAAGGGACTTAGAACTGACTTGAGAAAACAATGTTGCTACATATTAAACATTTGGaggacaacaaaataaaatatttaaatcccttatttttcttctaaggTTTAGTCATAAATTTCAAAGAAGATACTTTGGCCTGTATATTCCActggtaaaaataataatagtaaaaataataatgagctTGTATTATCTCCTCTTGTATGCCACACACTATACTAAATATATTAttgatttcatttggtcctcagaaAAACTCTGAGATgtaggtacaattattatttccattcacagctataaaaattgaagcaaacagacaTGATTTGTTCAGATAGTTATTAatcatctgaggctggatttgaattcaaatcttcctgactgcaggccaaCTCATCTATCCTAAAAGGTACTTAAATGCCTTGGTTATGCCTCTACCTATCTTACCTGTCAAAACTTTGGTTCCTTGATTCCTCACTAGTACAACTACCCCCAAATGTTTCTATTATCTTTGGTTCTTTCGTTCCTTCGCTCCTTTTATCTAATTATTATCATTTGCTTAaaggacttgctcagagtcacagtaCCCAGAGCCTGggaccagattagaactcagaaaaatggatcttcctgactttaggtccaatactctatccactttgccacccaaTTGCTCCATAGGGAACAGGAGAGACAAAAAAttgaagacaagaaaaaaaaagaaaatcatcaatGAATAGGACATAATCTGAAAATAGGAAAAGGTATAAGATGAAGGGAATGATTATCAGGGACCATATTCACAAGGCAAAAGACCAACACAATCTTTGGGactggagaaaataaagaaaagatgagtCAAAACACAAAGGTTTCACATGGAGAGAAGAGTAGCATGGCATGgccaataaaactttaaattgaTTTAATGCTTCCCATTAGGTCTGCTCTCTATGTTTTTATACCCAGTAAATTGTATAAGCATTTTGTTTCATAAAATTTGGTAACTGCAACTACTAGGCTACCTCACTTGGGAAACAGATGATTCAACATTGTCCTCTCCAGCATACTTATCCATACTcacatatgtacatagatatattAATAAGTAAAGTCTTGATATAATCTGTGGGCACTAGGAGTTTATGTCCTCCTCCTCTAAGGAAATCCGAGCTACAATTTCACAAGTAGAATTCCATATGAAACAGTACAGTGTTCTCTACCTACCTACCAACCTGGCCTCTCTGATCTTTATCAGCTTGTTCAAGTACTGGTGTGCCTGGGGGATACTACTCACTGGTATAAAACAGCTCAGTGGGAAACTCTTTTAGAGCACATCAATCAGATAATGGCTAGGAAGGATGGGGCTGAAGTTCACTTACAAGAGGCCAGGAAAATGAGGGGCAGCCTTATTAGAATCTATTGCCAAAGCCTTCCTGAAGACTATCAATAGGGAAAAAATTCAGGCTTGCACTCAAAATATAGAAGAATCTGGTTTTGATTGTTATAATAAGTTTCATGCTACACTGCAACAAATTCTGGTCTTTCTCTAGATAGCCCTGATGCTGTAGTCACCTTTAATGCTCTCTTTGTGGCAGGACTAAACAAAGAGGCTGAAAAGGTAgctaagaaaaggaaacaaggaTCAGTTTCACCCTCCATTTCTAGATGTTTTCCTTCCAGGTACCAACCTAAGAAGAGAAGGGATAAAAGGTGTTATTACTGTCATAAGTCAAAACATCTAAAGAAAGATTGCAATGAGCTGTTATTAAGTTAAAATGTCACCCAAGGAGGTTTCAGTCCTCTTCAGAAGGGCCCTCTCCCAAAAGACCACATAGGGATGCCTCACAAGGACCAGGCTCCAAGGATATTAAAGTGATTTCCACAGTATCATCATCCCGAATCAGAAGCACTCAGTCATGGGTGATTCTCTCCCCCATAGAGTCTCTCATAGACAATGGAGCAGTGCTGCTCATTCTTCTGACATTGGAAGAATTTGGAGCGCACTTCCAAGATGGAACCATTTAGATCCCACTCTTTATTGGTAATTGCCAGCTGGCAATTTGGTAAAATGTTCAAGCCTTTGTAATTCACCCATAAACAAGAGAAGGCCCAGGAATCATAACTTtataagaaatattatatatCAACAGCAGTTAATTTTTAATGATGTTAGTAATAAGACACAATTACTCTAGGTATTAACCTTTGACTTGAGTGCTACAATTTCACATTGTTGTTAACctgggatatttaaaaaaatttatttagaatattttcccatggttacatgattcatgatttgcCCATCTCTACTTCCCTCCTCCATTTCataactgacaagcaattccattgggatttacatgtatcattgttcaaaacctatttccatgttattcatatttattgtagagtcatcttttaacatCAGAACTCcaatcatgggggcagctgggtagatcagtggattgaaagccaggcctagagacaggagatcctaggttcaaaattggcctcagatacttcccaactgtatgaccctgggaaagtcacttgacccccattgcctagcctgtaccacccttttgccttggaaccaatacacagtattaattccaagatggaaggtaagggtttaaaattttaaaaaataatcatatccccatcaaactacatgatcaattatatgtttttcttctgaatttctttctctggattgtcctggaaaTTCATTACActttattgtgccacagtgtatcagtctctgtgtacaatgttctcctgattctgctcctctcactctgcatcaattcttggcggtctttccagttcacatggaattcttccatttctttattcctttcagcacaataatattccctcaccaatatataccacaattttattcagccattccccaattgaagggcatcgcctcaatttccaatttttttgccaccacaaagagtatggccattaataattttgtacaagtcttttttcctgattatctcgttgaggtacaaacccaggaggGGTATGGTTGGagcaaagggcaggcattctaaAGTCAttttggcatagttccacattgtcctccagaatggttggaccacttCACAAATCCatcagcagtatattagtgtcccagttgggccacatcccctctaacatttatcactttcctttgctatctgAGGTAGTACcgcagagttgttttcatttccatttctctaatgagTGGGGGGGGTAGATAAACTTGTTCTTATTTCTAGTGACAAGGCTTTTCCAATtaacatgtatgtattcagaAGTTAAGAAAGTTAATAGACAGGCCTGACCAGTTATCCCATTGTTGTTCATGGACAAGGAATATTTGACAGAGTGCTTTGTGTTTAATGGTAAAAGCCCTGAGCATTTAATTGAACAACCAAAGTTCCTCCTGGAAAGTGGCTTCTGCCTTAGACCAAAAGAGAAGTTTGGGGCATAGCTGAGAGAAACGTAATTTTTTGGAGTCACAAGAGAAATTAGagtaaaaaggtaaagaaaatgtGGAGAGATAGGAATTGTAATTTAAGTACTCTATTCTGAGTTAAAAGTAAGCTTAAGTTTATCTTTAACAATCCTAAATTTTTATGGATTGTTTGTTAAACTTTATGGATTCTGCTTTTTGAGACATAAAAGCCAGGCACTGCAGCCTGATTCTTGaagtttatttgtgtgtgtgtgtgtgtgtgtgtgtgtgtgtgtgtgtgtgtgtgcgcgtgtgtgtgtgtgtgtgtgttttaggcAAATATCAACATTGAAACCATTACATAGAtaagtttttttatttcttgagaTGAGTAAAATGTGATGACTGCTTTTTGCAGTAGATAGCCCTTATCACTTCCTTTTTAAGTCTAGAACACTGACCCTATTCAGCACCTACCTTTGAGCGTTATTTTTCTCTGATAGATAACCATTGGCATAGACCACTATGAAGAAAGGATTTCCCACCTGGGAATTCTCTAGTAACACCCTGCATTTGCCACTCAACCTCTGAAGTCTGGGTGAAGTATTAGAATTGATTAATGCTAATTAAGATTGATTTCTTGTGAGAATTCATTCAGGATCCCTGGAATACTAATGATTATCCCAGTCATTTCCTAGGGAGGTAGAATGTAGACAGGATTTTTTTCACTAGGAACTTGGAGTCCCCAGAAGATATCTCTACATAGAAATCACCCCTAACCCCATGGTAACTGTAGTAAGGGAAATTACAGGGTGCCAAGAGTTTGAGTGACAAGCCATCAAGACTCAGCATTCTCCCAGAGCTGTCAGGATTCCAAAACTGTTGAAGAGACAATTTTTTCAATGGCCCTCTGGACCTGGGAGAAAAAGGAGACAGGTGTATGTGTTGAGGGAGGCCAGAGCAGGAAATTGCCCAGCCTTAACAGGGAGCTGCCTGGCCTTGGGagttcagaaccataaatatgccaagaCCCCAGCTGCActgggtaccagataaaggccaagaagaccccaataacataaaattgtcaaggttccaagaatagtatgtagcaaataagggctgaggggagccgTACATGCTGGCaacattccaacaatggtatgtagcagataaggggctttaaggggggccatacatgctggaaACTACTTAAGGTCCAGCCtttcagaagcaacttggaactgtGATGGCAGAGTTTTCACTGGTGCACACACCAGTTCAATAAACGATGACCCTTTCTTTGCCTAATTGCATTGTCGtcgggtcttccttggtggtgggtgaaatcctgaTCCTTAACAGTGTGAATCATCTTGAAGCCCATCTACCAAGTTCCTGGATTTTTAAATATCTCCTGGGCTGGACAGTGATTGAAGAATAGAATATCTACTTGGAAGGGACCACTTGTGGACATTGCACTTGGGATTCCTATTCCTGGCTCACCAAGAACTTTCTAAGATACTGATCCCTGTTGGAATAGCTTTTAGGTAACTTGGGTTTTAGTCTAGTATAAGTCATATATTGTTTATTTAGTGGGTTGAAGAATTCAAATTTAatcctttcccatttccctttccttcatcccttatatattaaataaattcaatattttttttctctttattattttccttcccctATCCAAAATTATAGCTATTTTTAACAGTTTGGCAGAGCTAGCTAGGTTTAAGAAATGTATGgaaattaagttttatttatagaaaaaacAGTTTCTATAGGGATGTCAGTTAAGTTAACATTGGAATATTCCATCTTCACTCAGAGAGTGGTAGAATCTAAGGGTGGGAGTCAGCAGAATTCTAAGACTCCAGATAAGTGGATAGaggtatttaataattaaatacctTTTGCCACATGCTTTAGACGACCATATTGGGTGGCCATattggcattttttttctttgaagtttttcccTTTTAGTAATTGTTTGTACAATTTATTCATAGTGGATTATAACAACTCAAATTCACTTGGATatactttattatatttaaatataaacctGTCTGGAGACATGGTAATGGATATTTTTGTGGTATTGTggaatacattttatatatcCCATACgttgtgtttat belongs to Monodelphis domestica isolate mMonDom1 chromosome 8, mMonDom1.pri, whole genome shotgun sequence and includes:
- the LOC100618937 gene encoding olfactory receptor 5AC1-like, with the translated sequence MMEENMTLVTEFVLTGLTDRPEVQLVLFPIFLVIYVTTMVGNIGLVVLVWMDSHLHTPMYILLSSLAFADAWTSSSVTPKMLMNFLSQDKSISISECMAQFYFFGASVTAELFLLTVMAYDRYAAICKPLLYPVRMSNRLCSQLVIASYTLGLLHLMIHVVLLFRLTFCQPNIIHHFYCELFPLLKVSCIDPFLNSLVAFIFSLFIQSFTLMTILVSYTFVFLAILRIKSENGRSKAFSTCSAHLLSVSLFFGTLLIMYVCPGSGVAKDQDIMFSLFYTIIIPLLNPFIYSLRNKEVLGSLRKVIKK